A genomic stretch from Setaria italica strain Yugu1 chromosome VII, Setaria_italica_v2.0, whole genome shotgun sequence includes:
- the LOC101761040 gene encoding uncharacterized protein LOC101761040 codes for MANTRSHSGNILDRLPPELLAEIHGRLGLVDCFSFLVACGASSRRHLLLLKPEPPCLLLPGSTPGMSTLFSLSDRGDATAPAAPAPDPSTVVLGSSAGWLVTAGAREQLMMTNPVTGDQVDLPAITTIPFIRRKESTHSFLVDVEPFLQMRRFSGGSPLIRPKATASSLPAEQFRSSFYHKVVLSGSPRSGEGYVAMLILNRQYGGAPAFATAEHSAWRLAPFHDTVEDAIYHGGRFYSVTYSSVVESWHRHGDTGEFTSKTVAPRLACQDQYHYYKRHRKYLAAAPDGRLMAVHKHQRSCVFTVQALDEERGQWKETKDIGDAALFVGVNSSMCVPAGEHHPGIVRAGCVYFTNDQLDQAYLDWNLLRRYGSANSGYGVELRDRDVGVLSLKDGKVEKLVDGLGRRHLFWPLPAWFTPSIS; via the coding sequence ATGGCCAACACCCGCAGCCACAGCGGCAACATCCTCGACCGCCTGCCACCGGAGCTCCTGGCCGAGATCCATGGCCGCCTCGGCTTGGTCGACTGCTTCTCCTTCCTCGTGGCCTGCGGTGCGTCGTCGCGGCGGCACCTACTGCTCCTCAAACCGGAGCCGCcgtgcctcctcctccccggatcGACTCCAGGAATGTCGACGctcttctccctctccgacCGGGGTGACGCCACCGCCCCCGCGGCGCCCGCCCCGGATCCGTCAACCGTCGTGCTGGGCTCCTCGGCCGGGTGGCTCGTCACGGCCGGCGCCCGGGAGCAGCTGATGATGACCAACCCGGTCACCGGTGACCAGGTGGATCTTCCGGCCATCACCACGATCCCTTTCATTCGGAGGAAAGAATCGACCCACTCGTTCCTCGTCGACGTGGAGCCCTTCCTGCAGATGCGTCGTTTCTCCGGCGGCTCGCCATTAATCCGGCCAAAGGCTACGGCGTCGTCGTTGCCGGCCGAGCAGTTTCGCAGCTCGTTCTACCACAAGGTCGTCCTCTCCGGCTCCCCTCGATCCGGCGAGGGCTACGTTGCCATGCTCATCTTGAACCGGCAATACGGTGGTGCTCCGGCCTTCGCCACGGCGGAGCACAGCGCATGGAGGTTGGCCCCGTTCCACGACACGGTCGAGGACGCGATCTACCACGGGGGCCGGTTCTACTCCGTCACCTACTCCAGTGTGGTGGAGTCGTGGCACCGCCATGGCGACACCGGCGAGTTCACCAGCAAGACAGTTGCGCCGAGGCTGGCTTGCCAGGACCAGTATCACTACTACAAGCGCCACCGCAAGTACCTGGCGGCGGCACCGGACGGGAGGCTGATGGCCGTGCACAAGCACCAGAGGTCCTGCGTCTTCACGGTGCAGGCGCTCGATGAGGAGCGTGGGCAGTGGAAGGAGACCAAGGACATCGGCGACGCGGCGTTGTTTGTCGGCGTGAACAGCTCGATGTGCGTGCCGGCGGGGGAGCATCATCCGGGGATCGTCAGGGCCGGGTGCGTCTACTTCACCAATGACCAGCTCGATCAGGCGTACCTGGATTGGAACTTGTTGCGGCGCTACGGCTCCGCCAACAGTGGCTATGGCGTGGAGCTGAGGGACCGGGACGTCGGTGTGCTCAGCCTCAAGGATGGTAAGGTGGAGAAGCTGGTCGATGGGCTAGGGCGGCGGCACCTGTTCTGGCCGCTGCCGGCGTGGTTCACACCATCGATTTCATGA
- the LOC101760639 gene encoding uncharacterized protein LOC101760639, with the protein MLRQEAPWVVFPGLTEEKAIVVSMAEGPTASMRTSDLALLHRVVIGSTDGWLVTADKRACLRMANPATGAQAALPAIDTIPFLHATGGGSWFTLDLEPFLQVRFGGPPPPEDKDWGPYTPRSSTLTAAQMRQSFYRKVVLSASPQPGSYAAMLITDRHVGAPAFATAEDKVWRMARSPAGVEDAIHHDGRFYSVTYAGDVEAWERDAGTGEFTSKVVAPRLAGADDKLLRRKYLAVSPEGKLMAVCKHVKQSSTSWGSTATRRPSCASSSREHPRVAAGCIHFTNDEVGDACLRHALGSNNYQRSHGEPDDAELRHTAVYILKTGRTKRLLQHIPGEGDNPRWPPPVWFTPSFL; encoded by the exons ATGCTGAGGCAGGAGGCGCCGTGGGTGGTTTTCCCTGGCCTGACCGAGGAGAAGGCCATCGTCGTGTCCATGGCCGAAGGGCCCACCGCTTCCATGCGCACCTCGGATCTCGCGTTGCTCCACCGCGTCGTCATCGGCTCCACGGACGGGTGGCTCGTCACCGCCGACAAGCGGGCGTGCCTGCGCATGGCGAACCCGGCCACCGGCGCGCAGGCCGCCCTGCCGGCCATCGACACCATCCCGTTCCTCCatgcgaccggcggcggcagttgGTTCACCCTCGACCTCGAGCCCTTCCTGCAGGTCCGGTTCGGCggcccgcccccgccggaggaCAAAGACTGGGGGCCGTACACGCCGAGGTCGTCGACGCTCACGGCGGCGCAGATGCGCCAGAGTTTCTACCGCAAGGTCGTCCTCTCGGCGTCCCCACAGCCGGGCAGCTACGCCGCCATGCTCATCACGGACAGGCACGTCGGCGCCCCGGCCTTCGCGACGGCGGAGGACAAGGTCTGGAGGATGGCGCGCTCCCCCGCCGGCGTCGAGGACGCGATCCACCACGACGGCCGGTTCTACTCCGTCACTTACGCCGGCGACGTCGAGGCGTGGGAGCGCGACGCCGGGACAGGCGAGTTCACGAGCAAGGTGGTAGCGCCGCGGCTTGCCGGCGCCGACGACAAGCTCCTCCGCCGGAAGTACCTCGCCGTGTCGCCTGAAGGGAAGCTGATGGCCGTGTGCAAGCACGTGAAGCAGTCCAGCACGAGCTGGGGCAGTACGGCCACCAGAAGACCATCCTGCGCGTCTTCTTCACG GGAACACccgcgcgtcgccgccggctgcaTCCACTTCACCAACGACGAGGTGGGGGACGCCTGCCTGCGCCACGCGCTGGGTAGCAACAACTACCAGCGCTCCCACGGCGAGCCCGACGACGCCGAGCTCAGGCACACTGCCGTGTACATCCTCAAGACCGGAAGGACGAAGAGGCTACTACAGCATATTCCGGGGGAAGGAGACaacccgcgctggccgccgccggtgtGGTTCACACCTTCTTTCTTGTGA